A window of Cydia pomonella isolate Wapato2018A chromosome 22, ilCydPomo1, whole genome shotgun sequence contains these coding sequences:
- the LOC133530296 gene encoding uncharacterized protein LOC133530296, producing MAPNPTDGNAEADISCITQDIFERDLILDELKRTLQFAATNTDQFRSRTTDLTVHQRKFTKIQTKIEKALIKSKNFNKEANIKIRNDFNDLYYAIVTHLHNLKEVDVEKRRASRAFTPNDTLISDRRNLPKLSLPEYHGEPTGWPAFFDLFQSLVHNNNAYSDAEKFRYLLLSVKNEPHNLIKSIPITESNYSIALDILKSRYDNKRIIATQHLDRLFNLESCSERSAATMRNLLNVYHENIKALEVMEFPVKEWDFVLLNLLLRKIPVNTRKEYERCLTNPGEIPKVQSLIMFLERELSAEQMISVSNPQSTKNCSSLGIKSKININSAQSHKRVLLASAAPTQSRPYDEANKVRSCLKCKGLHSINKCVEFLDLSAKERFAFVQTNNMCYNCLCPGHDLRNCKSSFKCRKCNKRHHTLIHLESYIPRSVISEAAESAAVSLALTEQPGTSTSTTHNPSAVHGVNEQSVGSLGKRPNTVLLSTALVDLHYEGNKIATIRCMLDGGSQATLITEACMQRLHLPRQHVREPLVGVGDIQLETRGTFVCSISPKGKQSPSIPLEATILAKLTRPMPSVLLAPLAEWPHLQGLALADPEFHKPQPVDMILGEDILMDIIRDGIVRGKPGTPTAINSVFGYLLGGKVNFTPNVSTPRHTCFTSFDNDNLQKFWELESVPEMRSYTPEEKLCESFFQKTHTRDETGRYVVALPFKPDAPPLGESRQIALARFHKLEYRLERNPQLKADYHACLQEYVDLNHMELADDEPPAGASYYLPHHCVSKISETTRTRVVYDAGCRTTSGHSLNDALLTGPKLHLDIVDVLLKFRVHNIAFCSDIKQMYRNILVREIDRDFQRILWRQSPEEPLRDYRLRTVTFGVSSSPYLALRTIKQLAYDEAKHFPLASPVLLNDVFVDDVVTGADTTVEALALQQELIGICATAGFELRKWQSNSPAILATMRPPDFHGERRENVHFAEMENDKGVKVLGLQWNPGPDSFSFKVQSTSKACTKRAILSEIAKIYDPLGLLSPVTLFAKHLIQLLWLAKVPWDSEPPIDIINSWTSFVNELPLLSQISFPRHIFNTDDFDSIEIHGFADASQIAYAACVYIRLTDNTGKVQTYLVIARTRVAPLRLCLTIPKMELMGCVILSKLIERVMHIYGDRIRPNQVYAWSDSSVALAWLKSPPHEWKTFVSNRTSEILSRVPASCWRHVPSADNSADPASRGLLPAALVQSDLWLHGPIWLQQGHDSWPIQKPVVNTTEEKRNKTKSSNVNCACVSTLPTSLDDDTLITRFSSLGKLVRVTALIFRFYNRCRKHKQTFPEYITVPEYQFALKRLILITQQKMFEDDIKNISSNKSPSLRLRRLAPILDSEGLLRVGGRIHKSFLPYESKHQLILPKRHHLTNLIIDDAHKNELHAGPQCVQTSLLQRYWIISGRDIVRLRVHRCIPCFRARPSHGQPRMGMLPAVRLRPARVFSKTACDFCGPFYVRANKVRNAKIIKCYVAVFVCMSVKAVHLELVSELSTEGFLAALRRFTSRRGYCTDIYTDCGRNFVGCNNYLKELYAILRNDSVMSALNQQTLKQGLTWHFQPPYASHFGGLFEAAVKSFKTHLHRVIGTQTQTYDSMHTLTCQIEAVLNSRPLCVLSSDSSDPLPLTPAHFLIGEPLTALPDVSLIGENPSRLTRWRWVQQALQHFWRRWSREYLHQLQQSTKWLQDRGPAIREGTVVVVCEDHLPPLQWRLARVHAVHPGTDQVIRVVTLKSGNTLFKRPVVKVCPLPLE from the coding sequence ATGGCCCCAAACCCTACAGACGGCAATGCTGAAGCCGACATATCGTGTATTACACAAGACATATTCGAGCGAGATTTAATTCTCGACGAATTAAAGAGAACATTACAGTTCGCAGCGACAAATACAGATCAATTTCGTTCAAGAACTACAGATTTAACAGTGCATCAGCGAAAGTTTACAAAGATTCAAACTAAAATCGAAAAAGCGTTAATCAAatcgaaaaacttcaataaagaAGCCAATATTAAGATTCGTAACGATTTTAATGACTTGTATTACGCGATAGTTACACATTTACATAACCTAAAGGAGGTAGACGTGGAAAAACGTCGCGCGAGCCGCGCTTTTACCCCCAACGACACTTTGATAAGTGATCGTCGAAATTTACCTAAACTATCACTTCCAGAATATCACGGCGAACCGACTGGCTGGCCTGCCTTTTTCGATTTATTTCAATCGCTAGTACATAATAACAATGCCTACTCGGATGCGGAAAAGTTTAGGTACTTGCTCCTTTCAGTCAAAAACGAAccacataatttaattaaatcaattcCCATAACGGAAAGTAATTATTCAATTGCGCTCGATATTCTAAAATCCCGTTATGACAATAAACGTATTATTGCAACACAGCATCTGGACAGGCTGTTTAACCTTGAATCGTGTTCCGAACGGTCAGCTGCTACCATGCGGAATTTACTTAATGTTTATCATGAAAACATTAAGGCGCTTGAAGTCATGGAGTTTCCGGTTAAAGAATGGGATTTCGTtctgttaaatttattattacgtaAAATTCCCGTAAATACGCGAAAAGAATATGAACGTTGCTTAACCAACCCGGGCGAAATACCTAAAGTACAAAgcttaattatgtttttagaaCGCGAACTTTCGGCGGAACAGATGATTTCAGTTTCAAATCCACAGTCCACTAAAAACTGTTCATCATTGGGCATCAAAAGCAAGATAAACATAAATTCTGCTCAATCGCACAAACGAGTTTTGTTGGCAAGTGCGGCGCCAACCCAAAGTCGACCTTATGACGAGGCGAATAAGGTTCGATCTTGCTTGAAGTGTAAAGGACTTCACTCAATTAATAAATGTGTTGAATTTTTAGACTTATCAGCGAAAGAGAGATTTGCATTTGTTCAAACAAATAACATGTGTTACAATTGTTTATGCCCCGGGCACGACTTAAGGAATTGTAAATCGAGTTTTAAGTGCCGTAAATGCAATAAAAGGCACCATACGTTAATTCATTTAGAATCATACATTCCGCGATCGGTTATAAGCGAAGCTGCGGAATCTGCTGCTGTCTCGCTCGCTCTTACAGAACAGCCCGGCACTAGCACTAGTACTACTCATAACCCGTCTGCAGTTCACGGCGTGAACGAACAAAGTGTAGGTAGTTTAGGAAAACGACCTAACACGGTTTTACTCTCAACAGCGTTGGTTGACCTTCATTACGAAGGGAATAAAATTGCTACAATTCGCTGTATGTTAGACGGGGGTTCTCAGGCGACTCTTATAACGGAAGCGTGTATGCAACGCCTTCATTTACCGCGACAACACGTGAGGGAGCCGTTAGTAGGTGTAGGCGACATACAGCTCGAAACTAGAGGTACATTCGTGTGCTCAATTTCGCCTAAGGGCAAACAAAGTCCAAGTATTCCGTTAGAGGCTACTATTTTAGCGAAGTTAACCCGTCCAATGCCTAGTGTACTACTAGCACCTCTCGCTGAATGGCCTCATTTGCAGGGACTCGCTCTGGCCGACCCTGAATTTCATAAACCTCAGCCCGTTGATATGATACTCGGCGAGGACATCCTTATGGATATTATTCGCGATGGCATTGTCAGGGGCAAACCTGGCACGCCCACCGCAATTAACAGTGTATTTGGTTATTTGCTAGGaggtaaagtaaattttactcCTAATGTTTCGACTCCACGCCATACTTGTTTTACGTCGTTCGACAACGACAATCTGCAGAAGTTTTGGGAGCTGGAGTCAGTACCAGAGATGCGGAGTTACACTCCCGAAGAAAAGCTATGCGAATCCTTTTTTCAAAAGACGCATACGCGCGATGAAACAGGGCGATACGTGGTCGCTCTGCCATTCAAGCCCGATGCACCGCCGCTCGGTGAGTCTCGGCAAATTGCCCTAGCACGATTTCATAAATTAGAATATCGTCTAGAACGTAACCCCCAGTTGAAGGCGGATTATCATGCTTGCCTCCAGGAGTACGTGGATCTCAACCACATGGAGCTCGCGGACGATGAACCCCCTGCTGGTGCGAGTTACTACCTACCCCACCATTGTGTGTCAAAAATTTCCGAAACCACACGCACACGCGTAGTGTACGACGCTGGTTGTCGCACAACGAGTGGTCACTCGTTGAATGACGCCTTGTTAACGGGTCCTAAGTTACATTTAGACATTGTTGACGTTCTTCTAAAATTCCGAGTGCATAACATTGCATTTTGTTCCGACATCAAACAGATGTATCGCAATATTCTGGTGCGTGAAATTGATAGGGACTTTCAGCGCATCCTTTGGCGCCAATCGCCCGAGGAGCCTTTACGCGATTATAGACTTCGTACCGTTACATTCGGTGTAAGCAGTTCCCCTTATCTCGCCTTACGCACGATCAAACAGTTGGCGTACGACGAGGCTAAGCATTTCCCGCTCGCCTCACCAGTCCTACTAAATGACGTTTTCGTCGACGACGTGGTAACCGGTGCTGATACCACAGTTGAGGCCCTCGCTCTGCAGCAGGAGCTGATAGGTATTTGTGCCACGGCCGGGTTCGAATTACGTAAATGGCAAAGTAACTCGCCAGCGATTCTCGCTACTATGCGACCGCCAGATTTTCACGGTGAGCGGCGCGAAAATGTTCATTTTGCCGAAATGGAAAATGACAAAGGGGTCAAAGTCCTTGGACTTCAATGGAATCCGGGACCCGACTCATTTAGCTTCAAGGTACAAAGTACTTCTAAAGCCTGTACAAAGCGGGCAATTCTCTCGGAAATTGCAAAAATTTACGACCCACTCGGGTTATTATCTCCGGTGACATTGTTTGCCAAACATTTAATTCAATTGCTATGGTTAGCAAAAGTTCCTTGGGACTCGGAACCACCTATCGATATAATTAACTCATGGACGAGTTTTGTTAACGAGCTACCACTCTTATCGCAAATTTCATTTCCTcgtcatatttttaatactgACGACTTCGATTCAATCGAAATTCACGGATTTGCAGATGCAAGTCAAATTGCGTATGCCGCATGTGTTTATATACGTCTTACGGACAATACCGGTAAGGTTCAAACTTATTTAGTCATAGCTCGAACCCGCGTAGCTCCACTTCGGCTTTGCCTCACTATCCCGAAGATGGAATTAATGGGATGTGTGATTCTGTCAAAATTGATAGAACGAGTAATGCATATTTACGGTGATCGTATTCGCCCCAATCAAGTATACGCGTGGTCAGATAGTTCCGTCGCGCTCGCGTGGCTTAAGTCACCCCCACACGAATGGAAAACGTTTGTTTCTAATCGCACCAGTGAGATCTTGTCCCGTGTCCCGGCGAGCTGTTGGCGTCACGTCCCGTCAGCCGACAACAGCGCTGATCCGGCGTCCCGCGGTTTGCTGCCCGCCGCACTCGTGCAAAGTGACTTATGGCTCCATGGTCCTATATGGCTTCAACAAGGCCACGACTCCTGGCCTATACAAAAACCGGTAGTCAATACAACGGAGGAAAAACGTAATAAAACTAAATCATCCAATGTTAATTGTGCATGTGTTTCCACATTGCCTACCTCCCTGGACGATGACACCCTTATTACGCGATTTTCATCGCTAGGTAAATTAGTTCGCGTCACGGCATTAATATTTCGTTTCTATAATAGATGtagaaaacataaacaaacgTTCCCTGAATACATCACCGTACCAGAGTACCAGTTTGCATTAAAGCGACTTATATTGATTACGCAACAAAAAATGTTCGAAGacgatattaaaaatatttcgtcAAATAAATCCCCTTCCTTACGTTTGCGGCGTCTCGCGCCTATTCTAGATAGTGAGGGATTATTACGAGTCGGCGGACGTATTCACAAATCATTTTTACCTTATGAGTCCAAACATCAATTGATTTTACCTAAACGACATCATCttacaaatcttattattgaCGATGCTCATAAAAATGAATTGCATGCCGGTCCGCAGTGCGTCCAAACCTCGCTTTTACAGCGATATTGGATTATTTCAGGTCGCGATATTGTGCGTCTACGCGTACATCGTTGTATCCCATGTTTCAGGGCTCGGCCGAGTCACGGCCAACCTCGCATGGGTATGCTTCCCGCGGTTCGCTTACGCCCCGCACGCGTATTTAGTAAAACTGCATGTGATTTTTGCGGACCATTCTACGTTCGCGCTAATAAAGTTCgtaatgcaaaaataataaaatgttatgttgcCGTTTTCGTATGTATGAGCGTTAAGGCTGTACATCTCGAGTTAGTTTCAGAACTTTCCACAGAAGGTTTTTTAGCCGCGTTGCGTCGTTTCACGTCCCGCCGAGGATATTGTACAGATATATATACCGATTGCGGACGTAACTTTGTTGGTTGTAATAATTACCTTAAAGAATTATATGCAATCTTGCGTAACGATTCCGTCATGAGCGCTCTCAATCAACAAACCTTAAAACAAGGATTAACTTGGCATTTTCAGCCACCGTATGCTAGCCATTTCGGTGGGCTATTCGAAGCGGCTGTTAAGAGTTTTAAAACCCATTTACATCGCGTAATAGGTACACAGACGCAAACATATGATTCTATGCATACGCTGACCTGTCAAATTGAAGCGGTACTTAACAGTCGTCCGCTCTGCGTGCTAAGTTCAGACTCTTCTGACCCCTTGCCCCTTACGCCAGCTCACTTTTTAATCGGAGAGCCCTTAACGGCCCTACCGGACGTTTCTTTGATCGGTGAAAACCCTAGTCGTCTTACGCGTTGGCGTTGGGTACAGCAGGCTTTACAGCATTTCTGGCGTCGATGGAGTCGTGAGTATCTCCATCAACTGCAACAGAGTACAAAGTGGCTTCAAGATCGCGGTCCCGCCATCCGTGAAGGCACTGTTGTTGTGGTATGCGAAGACCACTTGCCACCGTTACAGTGGAGACTCGCGCGCGTTCATGCTGTCCATCCGGGCACTGATCAAGTTATTCGTGTCGTAACTTTAAAGAGTGGGAATACATTGTTCAAGCGACCCGTAGTTAAGGTCTGTCCCTTACCTTTAGAATAA